The Palleronia sp. THAF1 genome contains the following window.
GTGAAGCCGGTCAAGCGTGCGGGCGGTCGGCGGTACTATCGCCCCGCCGACATGGAACTGCTGGGTGGCATCAAACGCTTGCTTCACGATGAAGGCCTGACAATTCGCGGTGTGCAGAAGCTGCTGCGCGAAGAAGGCGTGCGGCACGTCTCGGCCCTGTCCCCGGCGTTGGACAGCGATCTGGCAGAGGTGAGTGGCAAGGTCATCACCCTGGTGCCGAATACCGGCAACGGCGGACAGGTGCACGAGTGGAAGCCGGACGACGCCGCCGCAGAAGCGGTCCAGACGTTGACCGGCCAGATCGAAGGTGAGACGTCGGAACGCGAAGCGGCTGAATCTGTGATAGACGGGCCGCCTGCTTCGGCGGTGGCAGACAACGCCGACGATGCTGAGCCTGCGGTTCAGAAACAGGAAGAGAGCCCCGTGTCGCCCTCCGAAGGCGCGGATGTCACGGGCGACGGGTCGCTTCCGGAGATTGTGGACACCGAAGCACCGCTCGACCCCGCTTCCGAGGCACCCGCGCCAGTCGAAACGAATCCACCGCCGGGCGAGACCAGTGTCGATGTGCCGATCCCGGTTGTCGCAGAGGGGGATGATGTGGCTGGGTCGAAGCTGGCCGATATCCCCATGCCCGACCTCGACGCCCTGCCAAATCAGCCGTTGTGCATCGCGCCGCTGATCGCAAAAGGGCGCGTTGCCCGCCAGCGAGAGGCCGAGACATTCGCCCCCATTGCCGCGCGCGCCAAGGCTTTGCTGCGTGATCTTAACGTTCGGATGTAGAGGGCGATGAAAATGCCCCGCGCCCCCTTGCCCCTGCTGTGCATATCGGTAGAACGCAGGTCTAGTCGGGCTATGGCGCAGCCTGGTAGCGCGTCCGTCTGGGGGACGGAAGGTCGCAGGTTCGAGTCCTGCTAGCCCGACCAGCTACCGGCGATCAGAAGGGAACCACCATGCAAGGCGTGCTCCCATCACAGGCAATCGAAGGCCTGATCGCCGATGGCATCCTGACAGCCGATCCCCCCATCATTCCCGAACAGATCCAGCCCGCATCGCTGGACCTGCGTCTGGGTCATGTGGCCCACCGCGTGCGTGCCTCTTTCCTGCCAGGTCGCGGCAAAAAGGTCGCTGATCGGCTGACGGAATTCTCGATGCACCGTGTCGATCTGTCGGAGGGTGCGGTGCTGGAGAAGGGCTGTGTTTACCTTGTGCCACTGATGGAGCGCCTGACCCTGCCGTTGGGTCTGCGGGCTGTGGCGAACGCCAAAAGCTCCACCGGACGACTGGACCTTCTGACGCGCGTCGTGACTGACGACGGAACAGAGTTCGACCGGATCCCCGACGGCTACGATGGCCCGCTCTACGCCGAAATCTGCCCGCGTTCGTTTTCGGTTCTGGTCCGGCCCGGCATGCGGCTAAATCAGGTGCGATTCCGGCAGGGCGATGCCGTGCTGGATGATGACGCCCTGCGCGCTCTCCACGCCGATCAGCCGTTGGTCGATGGCGAGGCGGTCATTGATGCCGGGTTGGGCTTTTCCGTCGATCTGCGTCCCGCAAAAGGCGATCTGGTCGGTTACCGCGCCAAGCCCCATACCGGGGTTATCGACCTTGATCTGATCGGGGCCTACCCCGCGCAGGAGTTCTGGGAAGATATCCGCACTACCGAAGGCCGTATCATCCTTGATCCCGGGGCATTCTACATCCTCGTCAGCCGAGAGGCTGTGACGATCCCGCCCGCCTATGCCGCCGAAATGGCGCCCTATCTGGCGATGGTCGGCGAATTCAGAGTCCACTACGCTGGCTTTTTCGATCCCGGTTTCGGTCATTCGGACGCTGGCGGGGCAGGGGCGCGCGGCGTGCTGGAGGTGCGCTGCCACGAGGCGCCGTTCGTGTTGGAACACGGGCAGGTCGTCGGACGGCTGCTGTATGAGCGCATGTCCGAAGAGCCGCAGCGCCTGTACGGACGAGAGATCGCGTCGAACTACCAGGGCCAGGGGCTGAAGCTGGCCAAACACTTCCGGTAGACCATACGCGTGTTAGCGCATGACATTGGCCTTGACGCGCGGCGCTTGTAGGGCAACTGAAGGCGCGAACCGCAAAGGAGCAGTCCATGGTCTCTCGCGTCATTCCCGTCGATCCGTTCGACCTGACCATCTTCGGCGGCACCGGCGATCTTGCCCGCCGCAAGATCCTGCCGGGCCTGTTCCGCCGCTTTCGCGCAGGCCAAATCCCCGAGGGCAGCCAGATCATCGGCGCGGCCCGCACCGATCACACGGATGCCGAGTTCCGCGACGAGGTGAAGACCGCGTTGGAAGAGTTCGTGGACGCTGACAAGCTGGACGACAACTCCGTCGCGGGCTTTTTGGAAATGATCCGCTATGTCTCGATCGACGCGAAGGGCACCAAGGGTTGGTCCGAGCTGAAAGAGCACATCCGCGACGACCACATCAGCGCCTTCTACTTCTCTGTCGCGCCGTCGCTGTTCGGTGATCTGGCAGAGCGTCTGCATTCCAACGGCATCGCAGATGACAGCACGCGCATCGTCGTGGAAAAGCCCTTCGGTCGCGATTTGGAAAGCGCCAAGGCGCTGAACGCCACGCTGGCCGAGCATTTCGACGAGACGCAGATCTACCGGATCGACCATTATCTGGGCAAGGAAACGGTCCAGAATCTGATGGCCCTGCGCTTCGGCAATGTATTGTTCGAGCCGCTGTGGAACGCGCAGTACGTGGACCACATTCAGATCACCGTGGCCGAAACCGTGGGTGTCGGCGGGCGCGGCGAATACTATGACAAGTCCGGCGCGATGCGGGACATGGTGCAAAACCACCTGATGCAGCTTCTGTGCCTGATCGCCATGGAGCCGCCGTCGCAATTCGAGCCCGATTCGGTGCGCGACGAGAAGCTGAAGGTTATCCGCGCGCTCGACCCCGTGGCCCCCGACGACATCGTGCGCGGTCAGTACGAGGCCGGCAAGAACACAGACTCCTACCACGCCGATGTGGAAGACGACGAAAGCCGTACCGAAAGCTTCATCGCCATGAAGCTCAACATCTCGAACTGGCGGTGGGCGGGCACTCCGTTCTACCTGCGCACGGGCAAGCGCCTGAAGGCGCGGCAGTCCGAGATCGCGGTGGTCTTCAAGGACGCGCCACACTCGATCTTCGGCGCGGAAGCCGGGCGACACCGTAATATCCTGACGATCCGTTTGCAGCCGAATGAGGGCATGACGCTGGGCGTGACGATCAAGGAGCCGGGACCGGGCGGTATGCGCCTGATCGACGTGCCGCTGGACATGACATTCGCGGACGCTCTGGGGGCCGACAACGACAACGTGACCGAAGCCTATGAGCGATTGGTGATGGACGTGATCCGCGGCAACCAGACCTTGTTCATGCGTGGCGACGAGGTCGAAGCGGCGTGGGCTTGGACCGATCCGATCATCGAACGCTGGCAGGACAAGGGCGACAAGCCCTGCGCCTACGATCCAGGCAGTGCCGGGCCGGAGGAGTCGGCCATGTTGCTGCATCGCGAGAACCGCCGCTGGCGTGAGATCAAGGCGTAGGGCGCGCGTCGGTTGGTTGCGGTCGCCGTTGCGGTGCCGCACCCTATGTGACGGCACGAACCCGGAGGTTGGCCATGGACTTTATCGAATATCCCGACAGCGATCTGATGATGATGGAGTTGGCAGACCGGCTGACATCCGAGATCTCGAATTGTCTGGCCGCGCATGACCACGCCTCTCTGGCCGTGCCGGGTGGCACGACGCCGGGGCCGATCTTCGACATTCTGTCGGGCGCCAGGCTGCATTGGGACCGCGTGCACGTCATGCTGACCGATGAGCGTAAGGTGGCACCGGACCATGAGCGCTCTAACGAACGGCTGTTACGTGAGCGGTTGTTGAAGGAGCACGCAGCGAAGGCACACTTCGTGCGGCTGGTGCCGGGGCCGGGCGTCGGGATGGACGATTTGCAAAAGCGCATCGCGCCCGAATTGCCGCTGTCGATCCTTCTGCTGGGCATGGGCGCGGATATGCACTGCGCCTCGCTCTTCCCCGGCGCGCCGCAGCTGGCCGACGCGCTGGACCAGCGCGCGCCGTCGGTGATGGAGGTCGACGCACCAGAGGGGCTGGAACCACGGATCACGCTGACCGGCCCGGTGCTGCGCGGCGCGATGTCGACCCACGTTCTGATCATCGGCGACGCCAAGCGCGAGGCGCTGGAACGCGCGCAATCCATGAAACCCGAAGACGCGCCCATCGCACTGGTCCTGAAAGAAGCGACCGTGCACTGGGCCAAGGAGTAGCCCCGAATGCCCGCAGACAAAGCCGTGACCAAAGCCGATTGGAAGGCCCTTCAGGACCGAGCGA
Protein-coding sequences here:
- the zwf gene encoding glucose-6-phosphate dehydrogenase, which gives rise to MVSRVIPVDPFDLTIFGGTGDLARRKILPGLFRRFRAGQIPEGSQIIGAARTDHTDAEFRDEVKTALEEFVDADKLDDNSVAGFLEMIRYVSIDAKGTKGWSELKEHIRDDHISAFYFSVAPSLFGDLAERLHSNGIADDSTRIVVEKPFGRDLESAKALNATLAEHFDETQIYRIDHYLGKETVQNLMALRFGNVLFEPLWNAQYVDHIQITVAETVGVGGRGEYYDKSGAMRDMVQNHLMQLLCLIAMEPPSQFEPDSVRDEKLKVIRALDPVAPDDIVRGQYEAGKNTDSYHADVEDDESRTESFIAMKLNISNWRWAGTPFYLRTGKRLKARQSEIAVVFKDAPHSIFGAEAGRHRNILTIRLQPNEGMTLGVTIKEPGPGGMRLIDVPLDMTFADALGADNDNVTEAYERLVMDVIRGNQTLFMRGDEVEAAWAWTDPIIERWQDKGDKPCAYDPGSAGPEESAMLLHRENRRWREIKA
- a CDS encoding MerR family transcriptional regulator, translating into MPKSPDAFRTISEVAEWLDVPTHVLRFWESRFTQVKPVKRAGGRRYYRPADMELLGGIKRLLHDEGLTIRGVQKLLREEGVRHVSALSPALDSDLAEVSGKVITLVPNTGNGGQVHEWKPDDAAAEAVQTLTGQIEGETSEREAAESVIDGPPASAVADNADDAEPAVQKQEESPVSPSEGADVTGDGSLPEIVDTEAPLDPASEAPAPVETNPPPGETSVDVPIPVVAEGDDVAGSKLADIPMPDLDALPNQPLCIAPLIAKGRVARQREAETFAPIAARAKALLRDLNVRM
- the pgl gene encoding 6-phosphogluconolactonase, yielding MDFIEYPDSDLMMMELADRLTSEISNCLAAHDHASLAVPGGTTPGPIFDILSGARLHWDRVHVMLTDERKVAPDHERSNERLLRERLLKEHAAKAHFVRLVPGPGVGMDDLQKRIAPELPLSILLLGMGADMHCASLFPGAPQLADALDQRAPSVMEVDAPEGLEPRITLTGPVLRGAMSTHVLIIGDAKREALERAQSMKPEDAPIALVLKEATVHWAKE
- a CDS encoding 2'-deoxycytidine 5'-triphosphate deaminase; translated protein: MQGVLPSQAIEGLIADGILTADPPIIPEQIQPASLDLRLGHVAHRVRASFLPGRGKKVADRLTEFSMHRVDLSEGAVLEKGCVYLVPLMERLTLPLGLRAVANAKSSTGRLDLLTRVVTDDGTEFDRIPDGYDGPLYAEICPRSFSVLVRPGMRLNQVRFRQGDAVLDDDALRALHADQPLVDGEAVIDAGLGFSVDLRPAKGDLVGYRAKPHTGVIDLDLIGAYPAQEFWEDIRTTEGRIILDPGAFYILVSREAVTIPPAYAAEMAPYLAMVGEFRVHYAGFFDPGFGHSDAGGAGARGVLEVRCHEAPFVLEHGQVVGRLLYERMSEEPQRLYGREIASNYQGQGLKLAKHFR